The Trichosurus vulpecula isolate mTriVul1 chromosome 3, mTriVul1.pri, whole genome shotgun sequence genome includes a window with the following:
- the LOC118842076 gene encoding LOW QUALITY PROTEIN: angio-associated migratory cell protein-like (The sequence of the model RefSeq protein was modified relative to this genomic sequence to represent the inferred CDS: inserted 1 base in 1 codon), with product MEPDPDPGPEDGAASPEALRFHGDEEIIEVVELGPGPPDPDDLAQEMDGVDFEEEEELEGEGADEVWGDEVDEGVDGGMESSDDSEVTFAHHSASVFCVSLDPKTNTLAVXGGEDDKAFVWRLSDGELLLECPGHKDSVTCAGFSHDSALVATGDMSGLLKVWQVDTKEEVWSFEAGDLEWMEWHPQAPVLLAGTADGNTWMWKVPSGDCKTFQGPNCPATCGRVLPDGRKAVVGYEDGTVRIWDLKQGSPIHVLKGTEGHQGPLTCVATNLDGSLILTGSVDCQAKLVNAATGKVVGIFRPDTVGPQPNPGEDEESESNSVESLGFCNVMPLAAVGYLDGTLAIYDLSTQSLRQRCQHHLPSALGSTGPLTPGATPGYAPAPFLHILPAHQQPHSQMLHHHLQQDGQGGAGQRSQPSTLQPKSQATKPTYGSSPYWTN from the exons ATGGAGCCTGATCCCGATCCCGGGCCCGAGGACGGGGCGGCCTCCCCGGAGGCCCTGCGCTTCCATGGCGACGAGGAGATCATCGAGGTGGTGGAGCTGGGTCCCGGCCCGCCCGACCCCGATGACCTGGCTCAGGAGATGGACGGAGTGGACTTCGAGGAAGAAGAGGAGCTAGAGGGGGAGGGGGCGGACGAGGTGTGGGGGGACGAGGTGGACGAGGGTGTGGACGGCGGCATGGAGAGCTCCGACGACAGTGAGGTCACCTTTGCCCATCACTCAGCCTCCGTGTTTTGTGTGAGCCTGGACCCTAAGACCAACACTCTGGCAG ACGGGGGCGAGGACGACAAAGCCTTCGTGTGGCGGCTCAGCGATGGGGAGCTGCTCCTGGAGTGTCCCGGCCACAAGGACTCTGTAACCTGTGCGGGTTTCAGCCACGACTCTGCCCTGGTAGCCACTGGGGACATGAGCGGCCTACTTAAAgtgtggcaggtggacaccaaggaAGAGGTTTGGTCCTTTGAAGCGGGGGACCTGGAGTGGATGGAGTGGCACCCTCAGGCACCCGTCCTCCTGGCAGGCACAGCTGATGGTAACACCTGGATGTGGAAGGTCCCTAGTGGTGACTGCAAGACCTTCCAAGGGCCCAATTGTCCAGCCACCTGTGGCCGAGTCCTCCCTGACGGGAGGAAAGCCGTGGTTGGTTATGAAGATGGCACTGTCCGGATCTGGGACTTGAAGCAGGGAAGCCCCATCCATGTGCTCAAAGGAACTGAAGGTCACCAGGGCCCGCTGACATGTGTGGCCACCAACCTTGATGGGAGCCTAATTCTCACCGGTTCTGTGGACTGTCAGGCTAAGCTGGTCAATGCAGCCACTGGCAAGGTGGTAGGTATCTTCAGACCAGACACCGTGGGTCCACAGCCTAACCCTGGGGAGGATGAAGAAAGTGAATCCAATTCGGTGGAATCCTTGGGCTTTTGCAATGTGATGCCACTGGCTGCTGTTGGCTACCTTGATGGGACCTTGGCCATTTATGACCTGTCTACACAGAGCTTGAGACAACGGTGCCAGCACCA CCTGCCCTCAGCCCTGGGCTCCACAGGCCCACTGACCCCTGGTGCCACCCCGGGTTATGCCCCGGCCCCGTTCCTGCATATCCTGCCTGCCCACCAGCAGCCCCATTCCCAGATGCTACATCACCACCTCCAGCAGGATGGGCAGGGTGGCGCTGGCCAGCGTAGCCAACCCAGTACCCTGCAGCCAAAGTCTCAGGCCACCAAACCCACCTATGGCAGTTCTCCATACTGGACAAACTGA